The following proteins are encoded in a genomic region of Gossypium hirsutum isolate 1008001.06 chromosome D05, Gossypium_hirsutum_v2.1, whole genome shotgun sequence:
- the LOC107906126 gene encoding protein HEADING DATE 3B, which produces MMMRRRKDEAKVMSPMFPRLHVNDTEKGGPKAPPRNKMALYEQLSIPSQRFNSALPLPPNKTNSLVPSISSRHGEGNESSMFMPFENSREPSSLAEKFHSYSIHGAKISSTKENQHNQFPKATDYHSLDTTPSTPAVCKSTFLSPHFSNLKKFSPRKLGHDDDLRVPTSVLSGIDRSCSCNKHGEDQECFPELNLSSSMQLQSANEISVGSKSKRYVENQAEENGRLFRSNQDLADTSSNLSTKMKNSKSLKRPHNSCNKENKISSVDILNGEVHANTWLHHESGRSLENASTVRNKSCSRQSLGVDNGSLNALETRYKTHEENNPGTPQVRGLNRHNKVPSTSMMESVSFLNMCPDDIVGIIGQKHFWKVRRAIIDQQRIFAMQVFELHRLIKVQRLIAGSPKILLEDTYYMGKLSLDVSPFKKLPSDNVSEPPLIVKIRDRSQKPNIGIEYADENAIAKLPHPSANGDTNKGLLTQRPKYGPYSGNLLSTSRATNTGSSSPWGFSPPGSQWLVPVMSPSEGLVYKPYAGPCPPTAGILAPVYGSCGPLNLATGGGDFLSSTYGVSASYQQGFGILPGNPPIGQTYFPHYGTPVRNPSVSGSVVEQMSPFTGVKSMGNRLSTGDVNFTIAQQSSCNMSSQMSQAISFCVTKLPASKESEIQASTASSPSERTKGDALPLFPTKPTTQACTHKADTSGQQTRVIKVVPHNRKLATESAARIFQSIQEERKH; this is translated from the exons ATGATgatgagaagaagaaaagatgaggcAAAGGTGATGAGTCCAATGTTTCCTAGGCTTCATGTGAATGATACAGAGAAAGGGGGGCCAAAGGCACCTCCACGGAACAAAATGGCTCTCTATGAGCAACTCAGTATCCCTTCCCAACGGTTCAACTCAGCACTCCCACTTCCCCCAAATAAGACCAACAGCTTGGTTCCTTCAATATCATCAAGACAT GGTGAAGGTAATGAAAGTAGTATGTTTATGCCATTCGAAAACTCCCGTGAACCTTCAAGTTTGGCTGAGAAGTTCCATTCCTATTCCATCCATGGGGCTAAAATAAGTAGCACAAAAGAAAATCAACATAATCAATTCCCCAAAGCTACTGATTACCATAGTTTGGATACCACTCCATCAACTCCTGCAGTTTGTAAAAGTACATTTCTATCTCCCCACTTCTCCAACTTAAAGAAATTTTCTCCAAGGAAGCTAGGGCATGATGATGACCTTAGGGTTCCTACCTCTGTTCTGTCCGGAATAGATCGAAGCTGCAGTTGCAATAAGCACGGTGAAGATCAGGAATGTTTCCCTGAATTGAACTTGAGTTCTTCAATGCAACTTCAAAGTGCTAATGAAATTTCTGTAGGTTCAAAGTCTAAAAGATATGTTGAGAACCAAGCTGAGGAGAATGGAAGATTGTTTCGAAGCAATCAAGACCTGGCTGATACATCATCCAACCTGTCAACCAAAATGAAGAACTCAAAATCGTTAAAACGTCCCCATAATTCCTgtaacaaagaaaacaaaatcagCTCAGTGGATATACTAAACGGTGAGGTTCATGCAAATACTTGGTTGCATCATGAATCTGGCAGATCTCTGGAAAATGCTTCCACTGTGAGAAACAAGTCATGCTCCAGACAATCACTTGGAGTTGATAATGGCAGTCTGAATGCGCTTGAAACCAGATATAAAACTCATGAAGAAAATAATCCTGGGACACCGCAAGTCAGGGGTCTAAACAGACATAATAAGGTCCCAAGTACCTCCATGATGGAGTCTGTATCTTTTTTGAATATGTGCCCTGATGATATTGTGGGAATAATAGGTCAAAAGCATTTCTGGAAAGTACGAAGAGCTATTATCGA CCAACAAAGAATCTTTGCCATGCAAGTCTTCGAGTTGCATAGATTAATAAAG GTTCAGAGGTTGATTGCTGGGTCACCAAAGATATTGCTTGAAGATACCTATTATATGGGCAAACTATCTTTAGATGTTTCTCCATTCAAGAAGTTGCCATCTGACAATGTTTCTGAACCTCCATTGATTGTTAAAATCAGAGATCGTTCTCAAAAACCAAATATTGGCATTGAATATGCAGATGAGAATGCAATTGCAAAGCTTCCCCATCCTTCTGCCAATGGTGATACCAACAAAGGACTTCTTACACAGCGACCAAAATATGGGCCTTACTCAGGAAATCTCTTGTCAACATCAAGGGCCACGAATACCGGATCATCATCTCCTTGGGGTTTTTCTCCACCTGGAAGTCAGTGGTTAGTTCCTGTAATGTCTCCTTCCGAGGGACTTGTCTACAAGCCATACGCAGGGCCTTGTCCTCCAACTGCAGGTATCTTGGCACCGGTTTATGGCAGCTGTGGTCCTCTGAACCTAGCCACGGGAGGTGGGGACTTTCTGAGCTCAACTTATGGTGTTTCTGCTTCTTACCAGCAGGGATTTGGGATTCTCCCTGGCAACCCTCCCATAGGTCAGACCTATTTTCCACATTACGGCACGCCAGTTAGGAATCCATCGGTTTCCGGCTCAGTAGTTGAGCAGATGAGCCCGTTTACTGGAGTCAAATCAATGGGCAATCGATTATCAACAGGTGATGTGAACTTCACCATAGCTCAACAGAGTTCATGCAACATGTCAAGTCAGATGAGTCAAGCGATCTCATTTTGTGTTACAAAACTGCCTGCGTCGAAAGAGAGCGAAATACAGGCAAGTACAGCAAGTAGTCCCTCTGAGAGGACAAAAGGGGATGCACTTCCTCTTTTTCCAACCAAACCCACAACTCAGGCATGTACTCACAAAGCTGATACTAGTGGGCAGCAAACACGGGTAATTAAGGTTGTACCGCATAACCGCAAATTAGCAACCGAATCAGCAGCTCGGATCTTCCAGTCTAtacaagaagaaagaaaacattAA